One window from the genome of Magnolia sinica isolate HGM2019 chromosome 4, MsV1, whole genome shotgun sequence encodes:
- the LOC131244514 gene encoding protein PIN-LIKES 7-like: MPFLEKLKGFLHRIVQEVKAPTTVGMIAGFIFGATPRLISLIVGATASLQVVQDSIKLLGDGTLPCITLLLGGNLYQGLSAGRLKASLVIGVTIVRYVILPLIGLAVVKAAGDLGFLSPDPLYRCVLMIQFTVPPAVSIGTMTQLYDVGQDECSVIFLWTYLIAAVAITVWLTIFMWILS, translated from the exons ATGCCATTTTTGGAGAAACTGAAAGGATTTCTTCATCGGATCGTCCAGGAAGTAAAGGCGCCAACAACTGTCGGTATG ATTGCTGGATTCATTTTCGGTGCGACTCCACGGTTGATTTCTCTAATCGTTGGTGCAACTGCATCCCTCCAAGTGGTCCAAGATTCAATCAAATTATTAGG AGATGGCACGCTGCCTTGCATCACTCTTCTACTAGGAGGAAACCTTTACCAAG GATTAAGCGCAGGAAGATTAAAAGCTTCACTCGTTATTGGGGTCACTATAGTGCGCTACGTTATTCTTCCTTTGATCGGACTGGCCGTGGTTAAAGCAGCTGGTGATTTAGGGTTCCTATCACCAGATCCCTTGTATCGATGTGTGCTCATGATACAGTTTACTGTCCCACCCGCAGTGAGCATCG GAACCATGACCCAACTGTATGATGTGGGTCAAGACGAATGCTCCGTCATCTTCCTATGGACATATTTGATTGCCGCCGTAGCAATTACTGTCTGGTTGACCATCTTCATGTGGATCCTATCTTGA